From the genome of Eucalyptus grandis isolate ANBG69807.140 chromosome 2, ASM1654582v1, whole genome shotgun sequence, one region includes:
- the LOC104433643 gene encoding TLC domain-containing protein At5g14285 — protein MELLATISPWATLQTFFLAFLLVYLFSYFLLFGRWGPRSRPFASSCFTSLAHGTPAAVTAAIATRGSPPPWHRAAYASPNTALHDTVLEFSIAYFLIDLIHYLVFFPSDVLFIIHHLVTLFVLLTCRYVVAHGAHAILLLLILAEVTSPCQNTWSLAKARKAEAPFAARFFRVMSPIFFTFYTVVRGVVAPAYVCDLVMYYSMEDVEDSIPKWAWVSWAVIMGSGILVSLLWVLNNWKVWYRDQRSFDVQKKMGKRVGVPNVLLSTYRIEWVSDGIN, from the coding sequence atGGAATTATTAGCAACAATCTCTCCCTGGGCGACGCTCCAGACCTTCTTCCTCGCATTCCTCCTAGTCTACCTCTTCAGCTACTTCCTCCTCTTCGGCCGCTGGGGCCCGCGGAGCCGCCCCTTTGCCTCCAGCTGCTTCACCTCCCTCGCCCACGGCACTCCGGCAGCTGTTACCGCCGCGATCGCCACCCGTGGCTCCCCCCCGCCGTGGCACCGCGCCGCCTACGCCTCCCCTAACACGGCCCTCCACGACACGGTCCTCGAGTTCAGCATCGCCTACTTCCTCATCGACCTCATCCACTACCTCGTCTTCTTCCCCAGCGAtgtcctcttcatcatccaccACCTCGTGACCCTCTTCGTCCTCCTCACCTGCCGCTACGTGGTTGCCCACGGCGCCCACgcgatcctcctcctcctcatcctcgcCGAGGTCACCAGCCCCTGCCAGAACACCTGGAGCCTCGCCAAGGCCCGGAAAGCCGAGGCACCCTTCGCCGCCCGGTTCTTCCGCGTCATGTCCCCGATCTTCTTCACCTTCTACACGGTGGTGCGGGGGGTGGTCGCGCCGGCTTACGTCTGCGACCTGGTGATGTACTATTCAATGGAGGATGTGGAGGATTCGATACCCAAGTGGGCTTGGGTGTCTTGGGCGGTGATCATGGGGAGTGGGATTTTGGTGAGCTTGCTCTGGGTCTTGAATAACTGGAAAGTCTGGTACCGGGATCAGCGGAGCTTCGATGTGCAAAAAAAGATGGGTAAGAGGGTGGGAGTCCCTAATGTTCTTCTCAGCACATATAGGATTGAATGGGTTTCGGATGGGATTAATTAG